The region TGTTGCCGGCCGTCCAGCAAGCGCGCGAAGCGGCTCGTCGGATGCAATGCTCGAACAACTTGAAACAGCTTAGCTTGGGCTTGCACAACTATCACGATACGTTCGGCACGTTGCCGCCTGGGGCGCTCAACTCGAACACCCTCGGTTGGCACTGCTTCGTGTTGCCATTCATCGAACAAGGCCCCCTGCACGATCAGTTCAACTTCAACGCCGGCGCATGGAACGCCAGCACCAATAAAGAAGGCCCCAACAAGAACATCCACGGTTTGAATCAAATCGATATGTTCATGTGCCCTAGCTCGCCTCGCTTGGAAACCACCCACGGTAGCAGCACGCTGACCGACGGCCGAAAGACATTCACGACGCACTACTACGGGGTGATGGGTCCTTATGGAACCAACTCGGTGACAGGCGCCACGTATCCTCACGAGCCCAATCCTTCCGGCCATGGTGGTTTCTGCCAAGGCGGCATGATGCTGTTGGACAAGAGCGTCAAGTTTCGGGACGCGACCGATGGTTTGTCGAACACGTACGTGCTGAGCGAAATCGGCGGCGAGAACGGCAGCTTCGCCAGTTGGGTTCGCGGCGTCAGTGGCAACGGCATGGCATCGTCGAAGAACATCCGCTACGGCATTGGCCTGCAAAGTGAATCAGGCGGTAACTTCAACAACATCAGTTTCAGTAGCGAGCACCCCGGCGGTGTGATGTTTGCCTTAGGAGACGCATCGGTCAGTTTCGTCTCGGAAACGATCGACTTCGACGTCTATCAATCGGCGGCCAGCAAAGCCGGCGGTGAACCTGCGTCGGACAACTAACCTCCTCGCTCCTCTTTCGACATCGATTGAAAGCCTTTTCCATGCCCCACGGAAAAC is a window of Bremerella sp. TYQ1 DNA encoding:
- a CDS encoding DUF1559 domain-containing protein; translated protein: MKKPSGFTLVELLVVIAIIGVLIALLLPAVQQAREAARRMQCSNNLKQLSLGLHNYHDTFGTLPPGALNSNTLGWHCFVLPFIEQGPLHDQFNFNAGAWNASTNKEGPNKNIHGLNQIDMFMCPSSPRLETTHGSSTLTDGRKTFTTHYYGVMGPYGTNSVTGATYPHEPNPSGHGGFCQGGMMLLDKSVKFRDATDGLSNTYVLSEIGGENGSFASWVRGVSGNGMASSKNIRYGIGLQSESGGNFNNISFSSEHPGGVMFALGDASVSFVSETIDFDVYQSAASKAGGEPASDN